AGAAGTATTACGATAACAGTTATGATTCCTACAATCTTTTTAGCATCTTTTATGTCCTCACTCATTGGATTTAAGTTACCGTATCCTATAGGCATTCCTATTGCATACAAGATTACTAGGAATGGGTTAGCAGGGATACTAAAATTAAATGTAACTTGGGTTTTTATTAATAACGCTATTGAACTTACAATTATCGCAATTATCTCTGCAATACTTATGAATTCAGCATACTTCACTGAAATATCTAATCCTTTAATTACGAGAAAGGCAGAGAACAATAATACGAGAAATGCTATTAAATCTGGATTTACGTTAAGGTAACTAGTTATAATGTATATTGACCCAGCTAAGAGAGTACCACCATAAGAAAAGGCATATAACAAAAATGCCCATCCCGTTATTAGTCCTAACCTTTCTGTAAGAGAGTAAAAGGCATATGTGAAGTATCCACCATGCTGAGTATACCTTAGGGATAATCTGTATATCACTAGGCCATTTATTAAAACTAGAATAGTACCCACAATTGTAGCTATTGTTAAAAATGAACCTCCAAGCTTTAGTCCTATAGTACCAAATGTTATAATTGAAGTGAAAGGTGCTTGTCCACCAAATGATAAGGAAAACGCTTCAAAAATTGAAAGTTTTCTCTTACTCACGGACATACATGGCTATATCGGGTTTAAAAAATCACTTATAAATATAGAGAAAAAATTATGATGATCATGTAAATGGTAAGTAAAATTATTGATTCGATAAGGCTAATTTTCTTGTCAAGAAGCACGTATAACGCAATGGCGTTTGCAACTAATGCCGAAATGTATTCCGGTAAAGCGGAATATAAAGAATAATCAGTAAATAAGCCTATTATTCCTAGCAATATGGTAGCGTTCTCTATCTTGCTTCCAACAAAGCTCAAAATTGAAAGAGAGCCACCACTTTTAGATAGTTGAATTAGCCTAAATGCTGATAATTTCTCCTCAAGTTCTCCAGCTATCGGAGAAATAACTAACGAGAGCCATATTTCAGGAACGTTAAACATGTTAGCTAAGGTTTCGATATATCCTACAAAATAGTGAGAGAAAATAACTAATAAGATACCTCCACTGAGTATATATAGCATAGGCCTCTTAAAATTACCCTCAACTTTTTCCCTTTTATTACCATTGAATTTCAATACTCTGTACGTAACATAAGCTACATAGATCAAGATAAGTATAATGCCAGTAATGAAGTCAAGTTTACCATAAATCAATATTATTATCATTGCTATGGTTGACAATGTCAAAAACTTATTTTCAACACTATATTCAGTAGAGATTTCCAAAGAAGATTTCCATTTTATTATATAGGCTATTCCAACTAATCCTATTCCTAATGTAAATAATAGTATATTACCACCTATTGCTGAACCTAATGCTATATCAAAACTACCACTGAGTGAGGCAACTATAACGAAAATTGTCTCTGGTAACGCTGTAAGCAAACCTAATATTATTCCCCCAGTTAGGCCCTGGCCTAAAGAATCCTCTAGCTCATCAGCACCTTTAGCTAATAGTTCAGCTGAAATGAAAATAGCTATAAAGATTCCTATAAATTCTAGCCAAAATAGCAACATTATATGTTAAGTTAGAGCTTAACACCCTATAAGTTTAACTTGACAGAGAGTAAACCTTATTATAAAAATACAAAATTTTCTAGGCTGTTACATTTATGAAAGGTTCCCTATGGACTATTTGCAATATATCTCTACTGTTTTATATTGCTGTAAAAATATAAAACGAAAAGAGATATTTTTAATTTTTTGAGTACTTTGTGAGGTTTTTCAAAGCTTCAGTTACCTCATCATATTCTCTTTATAGTAAAAAGAGCTTTCCAAACAGATAGCTTACAAATACACCACAAAGGACTTTTTGAGTGTTTAAAAATTTACATGGGCTTATATTATCCTCTTAAAAAAGGGTGTGCTAAACTATGTATATACTTTGCAAGTTAGCACTTTATAGCTTGTTTTCTTTTATCGTAGAGCGTAATTTAATAGAATCTCAACTATAGAATCTACATTATATATCGCATTATATAATATTTTTTCTAATTCCGATAATGGTATGTTTAGGAGATTTGCTAACAATTCCTTAGCCTTTCTTGCATTAGTATCGTCATTTTCAATCATGTATTCCAAGATTTTAGAGAGCAAGTACACTAGTCCAAAGATCCTATCCTTGTAAACCTGAACAACATCATTATTGTAACCTTTTAATACCTCTTCTATTCTCAAGATATTCTTATTTATACTATCAGATATCGACGACGTGGGATCTTTTGATTCTAGTAAAATGGATAGATCGGGTTTTGCATTATACTCATCTATAAGTTTCAGTCCTTTAATTCTCTCCTTTGCGATTGTAGTTACTGGTTCTATTAACTCTTGCTTTAATAACCCAAGAATCTCTGATCTGATTTCATCATTTATGAGTCTAATGTCATTCTGATCTTTTAAGAAAACGATTACATCATTCACAATTAGTTTATCATTATCAAATTGTGGTGAAAAGTTTCTATCAAAAGTATAGTTCAAGACATTTATTCTCGTTGCAGGTCCCATAATTCTCTTTCTATAACAATCAACATTAATCGAAAACGAATTTATTGTTAACTCACAATTTGTATATATTTTATTTTGTTGTCTAACTCGTAATACTTTTAGGTTAAGCATTTTGGGTCACTCTCTTTGTGAATAATTCATGAGACTTAGAAAGATACTCTAATCCTTTTATGCTGGAAACTCCATAAAACATTATTAAATTGAATATATCGTTAGTCACTCTACTATTCGGACTCTCAATGAAGATTATATCATTATAGATTATATCTCTAAATCTGGATGAAATATACGTTCTATATTGTTTCTCTATTTGTTCTTTTAACTCCTTGGGACTAATATTAACTAGTAATAGAGTATTTGACGCGTTCTCATCAAACTCAATGGTTTTTTGTACGTCTATAACGCTAAATACACTTTGTATATCTTTAAAAACTAGCATTGTTCCACCTATTATGTAGCTAAATGGGAAGAATGGTTGAGAATTGAACTTCAGAGAAACTTTAAAGAAGTTATACAGTCTGTCGTAGTTATCATATAAATACTTAAATATTTTTAGAAATCCCTCTATTCCATAACTTATACCCGTATCTGGATAGAATGCTCTAAATTTTTCGACAATACCTTTTGTAACTAGAATGATGGGTTCTTTTTTCTTAGATGCTTCAAATACCGTGTTGTATGCAGTATCTAAATATATTAGCGGTTCATTCTCTTCTGGTAAAATTATTAGAAATATTGCATTACTATTTATTAATGATATAACCAAAGGTGAAAGTGGGTGTGATGCGTTCAAAATTATCAGTTTCCTCTTTGTTTCATTTACTCCAAGTACGTCAAAAATTCTTGCTAATTTTTCTTTATACTGATCTAGGTAATCCTGCCACGTTCCACCGCTTATTAATTTCAAGACTATTTTATTTTGTTCAATTTTCTCTTCGTCATTAAGATCTATGAGAAGAGTGTTTGATATTCTATATGGGGTTACCCCAACGTAAATCACAATATCATTTACCTTATATTGTATTTTAGGGAAATGTGTTAATTCGTATAATGAAGCATAATAATCTATTGGTTGTCCACATATGGAACAAGTAGAAGCTAGGTTCATTTCATGCCCATTTTTACATTTTGGCATATTTTATTACCTCCTTATCTTCATCATATTTTACGTTATCATGAAGGATAGAATACAACCTAGCATATAAATTAGCTATTGGCTTAGTAAAAGGTAATTCATCAAGGTAAACCTCCTTATCTTCATTTAGAATTTTGGTAATAACGTAATCAGCAATAGGATATAATGATATGATGAGCAATTGTTGCTCATCTTGTTTTAAGTAGTCTATATGTCTCTTGAGGAAAGCCGTTAAATTATTTATTAGTGTTACGTATTCTTCTATCGTGCTTACATTATCCTTTATACTTAACTCAGATAATAACTTAGACTCACTAGGAACCTTAAACTCAAATTGCTTGTACTCATTACTGATCCTACTAACGTCTTCTATTTCCTTACGAACCTTTTCAATGAGTTCCTTATAGACCTGTATCAAAGTATTCAAGTTATTTAATAGGAGTAAGGCATTTGATGGGTTAACATCTTCTATTTGTCCACTAATATCTCTTAGCTGGTTTATGAAATCCTCACTATTATTCCAGTAGGATAATGTTTCTACTAGTTCAAGTATACTTTTAGACAGTCTATCTATCTTCTCTTTAAATTCTGCTCTATGAAGGGTATCGAATTTATACCAATAATCAGTTATTATTTTTATTGCTCCTTCAAAGTCTCCCCTATCTAATCTTATAACTGGATTCGGTACATCAAGAGGAGCTTGATCTATACCCATCAGCTTATTAAAAGCCTTAGCGTTCTCTATGTATAAATTATATAGATCCTCTAATGATTTTCTCAAATTTGAAATTATTAATTTATATTCATTAATTATCTGCGTTATATCATAATTAGGCTTTACTTCAATTTGAGGTAGAGATATTTTTAATTTTATATCTTTTAGCACCGAGTTACCAGATTCCACTAATGACTTTATGTTATTAAGTTCGTCAAGCAGAATGTTCTTAAACGCGTTATCAAATGAGGAAATGGATTTGATGCACTCGTCCGCCTCTTTATTCCAATTTCTCAGTAATCTTTCGTTAGCGGTTTGAACTAAATTTGAAACAGATGAGTAAAAATTGTTGCATTCGTTTATCTTAAGCCTAATTTTTTCCGTGTTTTCAGTAGGTATATTAATTAGAGATAAGTTCTCCATTCCCTTTTTAATTAGCGATGATAGATCTTGAAGCTTGTTTTGTAAACTAGTTTTCAGTGTAAATATGGCTTCTTGGCTACCTAATATACTTGTTAAAAATGAGAATAATGCGCCTAAAATAATAGTTGAAAGTATTGTGAGGCCTATCACTATTCCGCTCATCTGAGTTGAAAACGCTAACAAAAAGGCTATGAAAAACAGTATTAATATTAGATTCTCTTCAGCGGGATTGAAGTAAACTATAAGATTTCTTATATACTCGTTTATGTATATCTTATTTACAAATACCTTCATTATTGTGTCTGAAATAATGTAGGATATATAATATGCTAAACCAAGGAGTATAATCGCTTCTATTATCCCTACTGACTTATCTAAAGGATAATTAAAGAAAATTGGTTGCGGATATGAGTAGTTTGGAGGAAATCCGCTTATGAATACATTAACACTAGTTATACTGGGTCTAAGATTATGTGCCAAATATGACAATTGGTAGAACGCTACAGTACTAAATGAAACTTTTGGCCCAGCAATTAACGCGTTTAGGAAAAGTAACGGAGAGAGAATCGATAAGTATATTAAAAGAGGTTTATGGACAGGGGCATTTCTATTCATTATTTTAGGGAATATAATTAAGATTGGGCTTAGGAAGAATGCAGGTGTTAAGGC
The nucleotide sequence above comes from Sulfolobus tengchongensis. Encoded proteins:
- a CDS encoding APC family permease is translated as MSKRKLSIFEAFSLSFGGQAPFTSIITFGTIGLKLGGSFLTIATIVGTILVLINGLVIYRLSLRYTQHGGYFTYAFYSLTERLGLITGWAFLLYAFSYGGTLLAGSIYIITSYLNVNPDLIAFLVLLFSAFLVIKGLDISVKYAEFISIAEIIAIIVSSIALLIKTQVTFNFSIPANPFLVILYAIGMPIGYGNLNPMSEDIKDAKKIVGIITVIVILLGGLLSAFLFYASALYGNDLIDILLKNVGFIFPYLIFSALNGGILGGIAYIIAMSRILYAMALKHFMPSIIANIKNARPFNAEAISLLIYVLIIFLSTHFAGLYNTFFVLGGLTVLSYLIISLSADLSLLRIALKKMRKRKMEILLAISSAVMSIIILVYAIQENSPIINYMFFAWIIIGFIYAEVLEMIGNGEDEDKR
- a CDS encoding sodium:calcium antiporter, with product MLLFWLEFIGIFIAIFISAELLAKGADELEDSLGQGLTGGIILGLLTALPETIFVIVASLSGSFDIALGSAIGGNILLFTLGIGLVGIAYIIKWKSSLEISTEYSVENKFLTLSTIAMIIILIYGKLDFITGIILILIYVAYVTYRVLKFNGNKREKVEGNFKRPMLYILSGGILLVIFSHYFVGYIETLANMFNVPEIWLSLVISPIAGELEEKLSAFRLIQLSKSGGSLSILSFVGSKIENATILLGIIGLFTDYSLYSALPEYISALVANAIALYVLLDKKISLIESIILLTIYMIIIIFSLYL